GCATGCGCGTGTGTTGGGAGCAGGTACCGGGCGGTGACGAGCGCCTACTACCGGGGCGCGCTGGGCGCCATGGTGGTGTACGACGTGACCCGGCGCGCCACCTTCGACCACGTGCCCCGCTGGGTGGAGGAGCTCCGCGCGCACGCCGACGGCTCCACCGTCGTGGCGCTCGTCGGCAACAAGGCCGACGCGCCGGCGCACCGCCGCGAGGTGCCCGCCGACGAGGCCGCGCGGTTCGCGGAGGAGCAGGGGCTCTTCTTCTCCGAGGCGTCGGCGCTGACGGGGGACAACGTGGAGCGCGCCTTCCTCGCGCTCCTCGAGGAGGTCTTCGCCGTCGTCTCCCGCCGGGCGCTGGAGCTCGACGAGGCGCGGCGGACGCGCAACGGCcgcgacggcggcgaggcgctgtcacTGAGGGGCACCAGGGTGGACCTGCACGACCCCATCATGGAGACCAGCGCAATGAAGAAGACCGCCTCCTCGCAGTGCTCCTGCTCCTGACCGGCGGCGACATGATCGACAACCTCGGCCGGTGGTGTTGTGACCGAGACACGCACCGTATATCTTGTGACGATCCACACCATTATAGACATGTAAAGCATTTATTGTACATACATTTGTGATGAGAAATGGTTGGGTGCATTTGCCTCTCCATGACTCCATCTGTGAGACTGTGAGGTTGATCAGGACTTCTTTTCCTCCCAAAGCTCATTGACAGGGCCCGTTAGGGATGCATGGGATTCACATAAAATTCGCCAAAGGATATGGCTAGGTCTCAGTCGATTAAAGTTAACTAAGTCTCAGTCAAATGACATTATATGCAAGAGAGGAAAagaaaaagcagaaaagaaaattTTACACGGGTTTCAATGTAAGATCTCATAGGATATAGCATCGATTTTACacgggctgtttggttctaggcctaaccatgccacactttgccatacaatgtagccacacttgcctaaggttagttcgtCAAAataagagccacaagttggcaagtctaagggaatcttgccacacgttttgagtgtatgtgatgtgggaccctagtgtggcttgcctatggtgtggcttgaaccaaacatccACCCAAattggtcaaatttgcctaaccttaggtatggcaaccttaggcaaacttagtctcaaaccaaacagccccttagtcGAGTGAGACTTAGCAAGACTGTTCGCCGAAAACAGCAACTCAATTCAAACAACAGTgaggctaagagcatctccagctgcgCCCTCAACAtgccctccccaggcgatttttcagcgccggcgcccaaaaaacggcccagtcgcgcccctaggaggccgtttttcgccggtttgggccgaaactggcgccggcggacccagaccgaacccggcgcgctgggggtgatgatgatatagacctggggtagggtcataggcctgacctatacgccctatccaagatcctagaagcaaagaagctcaagggacaacagggagggcccaacaaaggtgtcgagtgcaatccactcgaccgatCAACTACTCGGAGATCCCTCCTTCCTGAAGTCACTCGACCAATCGACCACTCGACCtattgaagaccaggagtcatcTGGAACAACAACGGACAAGCGTTCACTCTGAagtctttaaggccattaaggcaTTTAAGGCTGGCGTTACGAGTAACGcctcatctttatgtacattgaactccttgtgacgtgggctggctggggtcctggcgcactctatataagccaccccctccactggcacaagggttcgcaccccctgtaacacacacacgcataatccagtcgaccgcctccgggcaccgagacgtagggctattacttcctccgcgaagggcctgaactcgtaaaactcgtgtgtacaacttcgccatagctaggatcttgcctcttcatacctacccccccattctactgtcagtcttagaaccacgacagttggcgcccatcgtggggcaggtgtcttagcgactttttggtgaagttgcgattttttcgattcccatcatcatggtttccagcggtggattggctgagggccacgagatccgtctcggcgcgctcgtcttcgttgtcgacgactccgcctggcttcaagacgctccactcgacgtcgaggcgctccccgtccgcggggtgacgcactttcgcgcgtgcgtccgcggcgtccttctccagcagccgtcgacccagtatcggtcggctcccgtggtgtcctcgctccccgctgttcaccgacgcaagcgatccggtcggtcacggcttcagcggtgggtgaggcacgcggtggcccgccagtcggccaccccacaagtcgcgacaatcgagcccgacaaaactctctacggcctgtttgacATGTCGAccggctccgtcgagaccgcatccgaatgcgatagcagcgatcctgcggctgaagtcttgatggttgacggaccacgtagtcctcccggcttccccgcaacgacggcggtgatggcggcggcgatccATCACGCATCcatgaagagtaccgccccgagcccctttcttcgcagcggagggaagagcttcgccgccgcaacatggatgcacttcacacccCCATCATTGGAGAAaaccccgaggctcgggccttggaggaggcgcgcctggccaacttggttgAGCGCACTCGACCGGAGAACCTCCAGCATGCTCTCGACGAGCATGCTCGGCAGTggatccctgaatccagtcgacgacagctttttccgcctcaacctcaggtataccgcactcccattcaaaatctcacagcagcggcccgcatagcagagtcaattcagccttcccaatcGGAGGCAAGCaaaggtttgatgcagatccgggccttactccgggcagcaggagagcagaacacagcagtatctcagtcgcggaataggattcatagcagatc
This window of the Triticum aestivum cultivar Chinese Spring chromosome 5D, IWGSC CS RefSeq v2.1, whole genome shotgun sequence genome carries:
- the LOC123122261 gene encoding ras-related protein RABA3, with protein sequence MVSRGREEEEAAAGWEGEKEGEIDYVFKVVVVGDSAVGKTQLLGRFAKDEFFLDSKSTIGVEFQTRTLTLHRKQVKAQIWDTAGQERYRAVTSAYYRGALGAMVVYDVTRRATFDHVPRWVEELRAHADGSTVVALVGNKADAPAHRREVPADEAARFAEEQGLFFSEASALTGDNVERAFLALLEEVFAVVSRRALELDEARRTRNGRDGGEALSLRGTRVDLHDPIMETSAMKKTASSQCSCS